The Planctomycetaceae bacterium genome segment TCGCGGCAGTTTTCTTTTCTCTGCCGAGCAGTTGGTCCGCTTGTTCGAGATTCTTCGGCGGCCATAGGCCTTTGGCCTGCAAATCTTTCAACTCGTCGATTTTTTTCATACTGACAATCGTTCTGCACCGCGGGAATTTATTGCATCCCATAAACGGCCCCTTTTTGCTCTGACGTATCACAAGCTCGCCAGTCTGGCATTTATAGCATTTTATGCCTGTCGGCTCGGCCGGTGGTGCCGGTGGAAGAACTGCGCCAGTCTTGTCAATCTTCATAATGGTTTTGCAATTCGGATAATCCGAACAGCCTAAGAATGCGCCGAACCTGCCGTTTTTTTTAATCATTGGTTTGCCGCACTTATCGCATTTATGTTCTGTTACTTCATCGACAATCATCTTGCCGGCCTTATCACAAGGCGACGCAAACTTGCAATCAGGATAAGCCGAGCAACTCAAGAACTTACCGTTCTTGCCAAATCTGTAAACTAATTCTTTATCGCACTTGGGACACTTATATTCGCTCGGCGTAGTTTCGGCTTTTGCGTGAACCATTTCCTTGCCGGCGTTTTCGAGGTCTTTTTTGAACGGCCCGTAAAACTCGTTCAAAACATTTATCCAGTTCAAATGCTGTTCTTCAATTTTGTCGAGCTGCTCTTCCATATAACGTGTGAACGCCATATCCATAATTTTCGGGAAGAACTCGCTCAATTTATCTGTAACAACTTCGCCGATGTCCGTCGGATGAAATTGTCTTTCAAGCTGTTCGACGTAGCCACGGTCCTGAATGGTGCTGATAATCGACGCATAAGTACTTGGTCTGCCGATGCCTTCCTTTTCGAGCGATTTAACAAGCGATGCTTCGTTATATCTGGCAGGCGGTTTTGTGAAATGCTGCTCCGCATTAATATCAAGCGCGGCAACCTTATCGCCCTGCTTCAACGGGGGCAATTGCTGTTCAGCCGAGCCTGTGTACCAGACTTTCGTAAAGCCGTCGAACACAAGCACGCGTCCCTGCGCCTTATAAGTGCATTTACCAACAGACGTATCGGCTGCAATCTCAAGCGTCGTCGTGTTCCATTGCGCCGCTGCCATTTGCGAAGCGATAAACCTTCGCCAAATCAGTTGATACAATTTAAACTGCTCTTCCGTGAGCAAATCTTTTATATCTTCGGGCACGATATCAACATCTGTCGGCCTGATAGCTTCGTGAGCCTGCTGGGCATTTTTGCCGGATGCGTAGATGTTCGGTTTTTCGGGCACATAACTCGCGCCGATATTATTACCGATATATTTTCTCGCCTCATTTACCGCGTCAGGCGAAAGATGCGTGCTGTCGGTACGCATATAAGTAATCAAACCCAAAGCACCCATCGAGCCGAGGTCTATACCTTCATATAACTGCTGGGCGATTCGCATTGTTCGTTTGGCCGCGAAGCCCATACGATTCGACGCAGACTGCTGAAGCGTCGATGTAATAAACGGCGGCGACGGACGTGAACTCGAACTTTTCACCTGAATATCGCTGATGACAAAATTCGCGTTGCGCAAGGCCTCGTGAATTTTTTTAGACTGCTCGGCGTTATCCGCCGCATAAGGTTTTCCGTCAACGGTTGCCAGATCGGCTTTGAATGAACTGCGTTCTGCGAGCCATTCTTGCTGCTGGGCAAGCGTCGGGCCTTTATCTTTTTCGTCTTTGGCCTGTGTGAATTCCTGCCATTGTTCGGAGTATTCTTTTTGTTTGGCAATCTGACTTGTGAACACAGCGGGTATGAGCCAATATTCGACCGGAACAAATGCGCGAATTTCGCGTTCACGGTCAACAATTATTTTCACGGCGACAGACTGCACGCGTCCTGCTGAAAGCCCTCGCGCAACTTTTTTCCAGAGCAGCGGACTAATCTGATAGCCCACGATTCGGTCGAGTATTCTTCGCGCCTGCTGGGCCATAACTTTATCGATATCGATTTTGCCTGGATTGGCGAACGCCTGTTCGATTGCCTTTTTTGTGATCTCGTTAAAAACCACACGATTTGTTTTTTCGTCATCGACGCCGAGCACCTGCGAAAGATGCCATGCGATGGCTTCTCCTTCGCGATCCAAGTCTGTCGCCAGATATAACCGCTTGCAATGTTTGGCCTCGGCTTTCAAAGTCGCGACAAGTTTTTTTCTGCCCGCAGTGATTTCGTATGTAGGCTCGAAATTGTTCTCTATATCAACGCTGATGCCCTTTGAAGGCAGGTCGCGGACGTGTCCCATCGACGCATGGACGATAAAATCGCTGCCAAGATATTTATTTATAGTTTTCGCCTTGGCCGGCGATTCAACAATAACAAGATTCTTTCCCGATGATTCTTTTGAAGTATTTTTTGCCATAAGATATGGACAAATACAGATTAATGGCAATATTGTCAAGAAAAATGATTTTTTATCACCCCTTATTTTTTTCAAAAAAATGCTAATTTTGCAAACACACCCGAATTTTATTTCGTATATTTTTAATGAATGGGAGGTGTAATATGAATATGTTATTAAAAGAATGGGATGGCAAAATGCAAAGACACGAACACAGTATTCACAATTTATTTCACAATGAAGCGTTTTGGGCTGCTGCGATAATCAGTTTTATACTGATTTCTATGGTACTTCTGGCGATTTTTGCACCTAATACGGGTCCGCATACTAATTTTCCAACACCATTTGGACCATACCCGTATTACAATTGGTAACCTTATTTTGAAAGGGTTTTTTTAGAACAATGGCATTTCCCGCGCGAAGGGGAAATGCCATTTTTTTTATAGTAATTTTTGAAGCAGAGGTTTTAGATTCTCTATGGCCTGACCACGATGTGAAATTTTATTTTTTTCATCTGAAGCAAGCTCCGCAACTGTCTTTTTCATATCCGGAACGTAAAAAACCGGGTCATATCCAAAACCATTTGTGCCCTGCTCTTGTCGGATTATCACGCCTTCGATGGTACCGAAAGTTTCGATAAGCGATTTTTCAGGACTGGCAAGACACAAATGACAAACAAATCTGGCGGTTCGTTTTTCATCCGGCACATCTTTGAGCATGTCCAAAAGTTTGGCCATATTTTTATGGTCGAGCAGTGTTCTGTTTTTATGTTCTGACCCCGCCAAAGTGTTGGCAGGGCTAACCACCGAACTGAATCTTGCGCTGTTTACGCCCGGTGCGCCATCGAGAGCGTCAACCATCAGCCCTGAATCATCCGCAAGCGTCCAAAGGCCGGTCTGCTTTGCGTATCCGAGGGCTTTTTTGCGCGCATTTTCAGCGAAAGTTTTGCCATCCTCTTCGACTTCTGTTACGCCCGGAAAATCCGCAAGACTTTGCCATTCAACATTAAAATCGAGCATCTCGGATAATTCCTTGAGCTTGCCTTGATTGGTTGTAGCGACCAAGATTTTTGAAGTTTTTCCCATTTAAAGAACCAAGAGAATAATTTTTTATTTTTCACCACAGAGACGCAGAGGACACAGAGATTATAAAATAAATCTTTTGATGCCTTCTTTTAAAAGCGGAACATTAAAATTTATTAAAAGGCCTGTGTGAATATCGGCCAACTTCATATATGTCAAAATTTGTGCTTCGTGTATTGGCACAATCGTCTCAACAGATTTTAACTCGACAATCAACTTATCTTCGATTAACAAATCTATTCGATAATCGCAATCAAGAGGTATATTTTTATATTTTACAGGAAGCGCCTTTTGAGTTGTATGATGTATATTGTTAGCCAACAATTCAAATGAAAGGCACCTTTCATACGCAGATTCCAACAAACCCGGCCCAAGATTTCGATGAACTTCTATCGCACAACCTATCACTTTGCCTGATAATTCATCATAATCTTTCATTTTATATATATTACCTCTGTGAACTCTGTGCCTCTGTGGTGAGAGTAGTTCTCTACTATCTTTTTTAGCTCAAAAGTTTCTTTAAAAGCGCACGCTGGAAATGCAGGCGGTTTTCCGCTTCATCGAAAACAATCGAGTTCGGACATTCCATCGCTTCATCAGAAATTTCCAGGCCGCGATACGCCGGCAGGCAGTGCATAATTTTCGCATCAGGAGCCAAAGACAAAAGCTTTGCGTCAACAGCAAAGCCCTGAAAATCAGCGATGCGTTTTTGCTTTTCATCTTCCTGCCCCATACTGACCCATGTGTCAGTATAAATCACCTGGGCATCTTTAACCGCTTGCGCGGGACTATTCATCTGCGTTGTTGTATCCGGAGTAATTTCATTTGTACGCACGACTGATTCGTTATCAAGCTCATAACCTTTCGGCGAAGCAATAACTAATTTCATTTTCAGCTTCGCGCAGACAAACGCCAGTGAACGCGCAACATTATTGCCGTCGCCGATATATGCGATTTTCACGCCTTCGAGTTTTCCAAAATGTTCACGAACCGTCATAATATCCGCCATCGCCTGACACGGATGCGACCAGTCCGTCAGTGCGTTGATGACGGGAATATTGGCATAGTTAGCAAGCTCAACAACAGTGTCGTGCGCGAAAGTGCGAGCCATAATGCCGTTGGCCATACGGTCGAGAACACGAGCCATATCTTTTATCGGTTCACGTTTGCCGATTCCGCCAATGTCTTCGGGCTTGACATAAATCGGACTGCCGCCAAGCTGCGACATCGCAATCTGGAAACTCATCCGCGTCCGCAAGCTCGGCTTTTCAAAAAGCATAACAAGACTCTTGCCGGCAAGACAGAGGTCCCGATTACCCTTCTTGTAAAACTTCTTGAGAGAGTCGCTCAACTCCAAAAGTTCAAGCAACTCTTCTGTTTGGCAACTGCTAATCGATAAAAAGTCTTTCAT includes the following:
- the topA gene encoding type I DNA topoisomerase — its product is MAKNTSKESSGKNLVIVESPAKAKTINKYLGSDFIVHASMGHVRDLPSKGISVDIENNFEPTYEITAGRKKLVATLKAEAKHCKRLYLATDLDREGEAIAWHLSQVLGVDDEKTNRVVFNEITKKAIEQAFANPGKIDIDKVMAQQARRILDRIVGYQISPLLWKKVARGLSAGRVQSVAVKIIVDREREIRAFVPVEYWLIPAVFTSQIAKQKEYSEQWQEFTQAKDEKDKGPTLAQQQEWLAERSSFKADLATVDGKPYAADNAEQSKKIHEALRNANFVISDIQVKSSSSRPSPPFITSTLQQSASNRMGFAAKRTMRIAQQLYEGIDLGSMGALGLITYMRTDSTHLSPDAVNEARKYIGNNIGASYVPEKPNIYASGKNAQQAHEAIRPTDVDIVPEDIKDLLTEEQFKLYQLIWRRFIASQMAAAQWNTTTLEIAADTSVGKCTYKAQGRVLVFDGFTKVWYTGSAEQQLPPLKQGDKVAALDINAEQHFTKPPARYNEASLVKSLEKEGIGRPSTYASIISTIQDRGYVEQLERQFHPTDIGEVVTDKLSEFFPKIMDMAFTRYMEEQLDKIEEQHLNWINVLNEFYGPFKKDLENAGKEMVHAKAETTPSEYKCPKCDKELVYRFGKNGKFLSCSAYPDCKFASPCDKAGKMIVDEVTEHKCDKCGKPMIKKNGRFGAFLGCSDYPNCKTIMKIDKTGAVLPPAPPAEPTGIKCYKCQTGELVIRQSKKGPFMGCNKFPRCRTIVSMKKIDELKDLQAKGLWPPKNLEQADQLLGREKKTAAKKTAKPTKDKKEAAE
- a CDS encoding XTP/dITP diphosphatase; the encoded protein is MGKTSKILVATTNQGKLKELSEMLDFNVEWQSLADFPGVTEVEEDGKTFAENARKKALGYAKQTGLWTLADDSGLMVDALDGAPGVNSARFSSVVSPANTLAGSEHKNRTLLDHKNMAKLLDMLKDVPDEKRTARFVCHLCLASPEKSLIETFGTIEGVIIRQEQGTNGFGYDPVFYVPDMKKTVAELASDEKNKISHRGQAIENLKPLLQKLL
- a CDS encoding GxxExxY protein, producing MKDYDELSGKVIGCAIEVHRNLGPGLLESAYERCLSFELLANNIHHTTQKALPVKYKNIPLDCDYRIDLLIEDKLIVELKSVETIVPIHEAQILTYMKLADIHTGLLINFNVPLLKEGIKRFIL
- the argF gene encoding ornithine carbamoyltransferase, which translates into the protein MMKDFLSISSCQTEELLELLELSDSLKKFYKKGNRDLCLAGKSLVMLFEKPSLRTRMSFQIAMSQLGGSPIYVKPEDIGGIGKREPIKDMARVLDRMANGIMARTFAHDTVVELANYANIPVINALTDWSHPCQAMADIMTVREHFGKLEGVKIAYIGDGNNVARSLAFVCAKLKMKLVIASPKGYELDNESVVRTNEITPDTTTQMNSPAQAVKDAQVIYTDTWVSMGQEDEKQKRIADFQGFAVDAKLLSLAPDAKIMHCLPAYRGLEISDEAMECPNSIVFDEAENRLHFQRALLKKLLS